A DNA window from Drosophila biarmipes strain raj3 chromosome 2R, RU_DBia_V1.1, whole genome shotgun sequence contains the following coding sequences:
- the LOC108029556 gene encoding phosphatidate phosphatase LPIN2 isoform X4: MNSLARVFSNFRDFYNDINAATLTGAIDVIVVEQRDGEFQCSPFHVRFGKLGVLRSREKVVDIEINGTPVDIQMKLGDSGEAFFVEECLEDEDEELPANLATSPIPNSFLQSRDKANDTMEDISGVVADKNASEELLLPLPLPRRNSIDFSKEEPKEAAVEGGKFENQVSDYTQRRHTDNTLERRNLSEKLKEFTTQKIRQEWAEHEELFQGEKKPAESELESQSKASNEAVETEKEVQSVGEDKAKEPPKPDITLTPVTTSEATKEGSKSKTKKRRKKSQMKKNAQRKTSSSSSVGSAAGGDLPSAETSSLGVTNIDEGDAPLSSATNNNNTSSSNDEQPSAPLVTARTGDDSPLSELPHTPTTNPRLDLDIHFFSDTEITTPVGSGVGGSGRVAGGRPSTPIQSDSELETTMRDKRHVVDDENAASWKWGELPTPEQAKSDAMSAAQVQQSEHQSMLSNMFSFMKRANRLRKEKGVGEVGDIYLSDLDAGSMDPEMAALYFPTPRSKEASPPEEDGESGNGTSLPHSPSSLEEGQKSMDSDFDETKQQRDNKYLDFVAMSMCGMSEQGAAPSDEEFDRHLVNYPDEAIEQLMSQTVEGKCLVEGEKQEAAAQADNVGQTKRYWWSWRRSQDAAPNHVTNAHGMPLGKDEKDGDQAAVATQTSRPTSPDISDPTLSKSDSLVNAENTSALVDNLEELTMASNRSDEPKERYKKSLRLSSAAIKKLNLKEGMNEIEFSVTTAYQGTTRCKCYLFRWKHNDKVVISDIDGTITRSDVLGHILPMVGKDWAQLGVAQLFSKIEQNGYKLLYLSARAIGQSRVTREYLRSIRQGNVMLPDGPLLLNPTSLISAFHREVIEKKPEQFKIACLSDIRDLFPDKEPFYAGYGNRINDVWAYRAVGIPIMRIFTINTKGELKHELTQTFQSSYCSMTYIVDQLFPPVKHDEASAEFSNFNYWRDPIPDLEIPELETALVPPSSKVEMTTLRPIPEQ; the protein is encoded by the exons ATGAATAGCCTGGCGCGGGTCTTCAGCAACTTCCGCGACTTCTACAACGACATCAATGCCGCCACCCTCACGGGAGCCATCGATGTGATCGTGGTGGAGCAGCGGGATGGCGAGTTCCAGTGCTCACCATTCCACGTTCGATTCGGCAAGCTGGGAGTGCTCAGGAGTCGGGAGAAGGTG GTGGACATTGAGATCAACGGCACACCGGTCGACATTCAGATGAAGCTGGGCGATTCCGGCGAGGCCTTCTTCGTGGAGGAGTGCCTGgaggatgaggacgaggaGCTGCCGGCCAACCTGGCCACCTCGCCAATCCCCAACAGCTTCCTGCAGTCGCGGGACAAGGCGAACGACACCATGGAGGACATCAGTGGAGTGGTGGCCGACAA AAACGCTAGCGAGGAACTGCTCCTGCCCCTGCCGTTGCCGCGACGCAACTCCATTGACTTCTCCAAGGAGGAGCCCAAGGAAGCCGCCGTCGAAGGCGGCAAGTTCGAGAACCAGGTCTCGGACTACACGCAGCGCAG ACACACGGACAACACTCTGGAACGTCGCAATCTGAGCGAGAAACTGAAGGAGTTCACCACCCAGAAGATACGCCAGGAGTGGGCCGAGCACGAGGAGCTGTTCCAGGGCGAGAAGAAGCCGGCCGAGTCGGAGCTGGAGAGCCAAAGCAAAGCTTCCAATGAGGCAGTTGAGACGGAGAAGGAAGTGCAGAGCGTGGGGGAAGACAAGGCGAAGGAGCCGCCCAAGCCAGATATTACCCTAACTCCGGTCACCACCAGCGAGGCCACCAAGGAGGGGTCCAAGAGCAAGACCAAGAAGCGGCGCAAGAAGTCGCAGATGAAGAAGAACGCCCAGCGCAAGACCTCCTCGAGCAGCTCCGTGGGCAGTGCAGCCGGAGGCGATTTGCCCTCGGCAGAGACGTCTTCTTTGGGAGTGACCAACATCGATGAAGGCGATGCCCCCCTATCTAGtgccaccaacaacaacaacacctcCTCGTCAAATGATGAGCAACCTTCGGCTCCTCTGGTCACCGCCCGCACCGGTGACGATAGCCCGCTTAGCGAGCTGCCCCACACCCCGACCACCAATCCACGTCTGGACTTGGACATTCACTTCTTCAGCGACACGGAGATCACCACTCCCGTTGGAAGTGGCGTGGGCGGCTCGGGTCGCGTCGCCGGCGGACGACCTTCGACGCCCATCCAGAGCGACAGTGAGCTGGAGACAACGATGCGGGACAAGCGGCATGTGGTGGACGACGAAAACGCCGCCTCGTGGAAATGGGGCGAGCTGCCCACACCGGAGCAGGCCAAGAGCGATGCCATGAGCGCTGCCCAGGTGCAGCAGAGCGAGCACCAGTCGATGCTAAGCAACATGTTTAGCTTTATGAAGCGGGCCAATCGACTGCGCAAGGAGAAGGGAGTGGGCGAAGTGGGGGACATATATCTCTCCGATCTGGATGCAGGCAGCATGGATCCCGAGATGGCGGCCCTATACTTCCCCACACCGAGGTCCAAGGAGGCCTCGCCGCCGGAGGAGGATGGCGAGAGTGGCAACGGCACCAGCCTGCCCCACTCTCCCAGCTCGCTGGAGGAGGGTCAGAAGAGTATGGACTCGGACTTTGACGAAACCAAGCAGCAGCGGGACAACAA GTACTTGGACTTCGTGGCCATGTCCATGTGCGGAATGTCGGAGCAGGGAGCAGCGCCCTCGGACGAGGAGTTCGACCGCCACCTGGTCAACTATCCAGAC GAAGCCATCGAGCAACTAATGTCCCAGACGGTGGAGGGCAAGTGTCTGGTTGAAGGCGAAAAGCAGGAAGCTGCTGCCCAGGCCGACAATGTGGGCCAGACCAAGCGTTACTGGTGGAGCTGGCGGCGCTCCCAGGACGCTGCGCCCAACCATGTGACCAATGCCCATGGAATGCCATTGGGCAAGGATGAGAAGG ATGGCGATCAGGCGGCGGTGGCCACGCAAACCTCACGGCCCACCTCGCCGGACATCAGTGATCCCACGCTGAGCAAGAGCGACTCGTTGGTGAACGCAGAGAACACCTCGGCGCTGGTGGACAACTTGGAGGAGCTGACCATGGCCTCCAACAGGAGCGATGAGCCCAAGGAGCGCTACAAGAAGTCCCTGCGACTCAGCTCGGCGGCCATT AAAAAACTGAACCTCAAGGAGGGCATGAATGAGATCGAGTTCAGTGTGACCACCGCTTACCAGGGGACGACACGTTGCAAGTGCTACTTGTTCCGCTGGAAGCACAACGACAAGGTTGTGATCTCCGACATTGACGGCACCATCACCAGGTCGGATGTGCTGGGCCACATCCTGCCCATGGTGGGCAAGGACTGGGCGCAGCTCGGGGTGGCGCAGCTCTTCTCGAAGATCGAGCAGAACGGCTACAAGCTGCTCTACCTCTCGGCGAGGGCCATCGGCCAGAGCAGGGTGACACGCGAGTATCTCAGGTCGATCCGGCAGGGCAACGTGATGCTTCCGGACGGCCCACTTCTGCTGAATCCCACGTCCCTGATATCGGCGTTCCACCGCGAGGTGATCGAGAAGAAGCCGGAGCAGTTCAAGATCGCCTGCCTGTCCGACATCCGCGATCTCTTCCCCGACAAGGAGCCCTTCTATGCCGGCTACGGCAACCGCATCAAT GACGTGTGGGCCTACCGAGCCGTCGGCATTCCCATCATGCGCATATTCACCATCAACACCAAGGGCGAGCTGAAGCACGAGCTGACCCAAACATTCCAGTCCTC
- the LOC108029556 gene encoding phosphatidate phosphatase LPIN2 isoform X2 gives MNSLARVFSNFRDFYNDINAATLTGAIDVIVVEQRDGEFQCSPFHVRFGKLGVLRSREKVVDIEINGTPVDIQMKLGDSGEAFFVEECLEDEDEELPANLATSPIPNSFLQSRDKANDTMEDISGVVADKNASEELLLPLPLPRRNSIDFSKEEPKEAAVEGGKFENQVSDYTQRRHTDNTLERRNLSEKLKEFTTQKIRQEWAEHEELFQGEKKPAESELESQSKASNEAVETEKEVQSVGEDKAKEPPKPDITLTPVTTSEATKEGSKSKTKKRRKKSQMKKNAQRKTSSSSSVGSAAGGDLPSAETSSLGVTNIDEGDAPLSSATNNNNTSSSNDEQPSAPLVTARTGDDSPLSELPHTPTTNPRLDLDIHFFSDTEITTPVGSGVGGSGRVAGGRPSTPIQSDSELETTMRDKRHVVDDENAASWKWGELPTPEQAKSDAMSAAQVQQSEHQSMLSNMFSFMKRANRLRKEKGVGEVGDIYLSDLDAGSMDPEMAALYFPTPRSKEASPPEEDGESGNGTSLPHSPSSLEEGQKSMDSDFDETKQQRDNKYLDFVAMSMCGMSEQGAAPSDEEFDRHLVNYPDVCKSPSIFSSPNLVVRLNGKYYTWMAACPIVMTMITFQKPLTHEAIEQLMSQTVEGKCLVEGEKQEAAAQADNVGQTKRYWWSWRRSQDAAPNHVTNAHGMPLGKDEKDGDQAAVATQTSRPTSPDISDPTLSKSDSLVNAENTSALVDNLEELTMASNRSDEPKERYKKSLRLSSAAIKKLNLKEGMNEIEFSVTTAYQGTTRCKCYLFRWKHNDKVVISDIDGTITRSDVLGHILPMVGKDWAQLGVAQLFSKIEQNGYKLLYLSARAIGQSRVTREYLRSIRQGNVMLPDGPLLLNPTSLISAFHREVIEKKPEQFKIACLSDIRDLFPDKEPFYAGYGNRINDVWAYRAVGIPIMRIFTINTKGELKHELTQTFQSSYCSMTYIVDQLFPPVKHDEASAEFSNFNYWRDPIPDLEIPELETALVPPSSKVEMTTLRPIPEQ, from the exons ATGAATAGCCTGGCGCGGGTCTTCAGCAACTTCCGCGACTTCTACAACGACATCAATGCCGCCACCCTCACGGGAGCCATCGATGTGATCGTGGTGGAGCAGCGGGATGGCGAGTTCCAGTGCTCACCATTCCACGTTCGATTCGGCAAGCTGGGAGTGCTCAGGAGTCGGGAGAAGGTG GTGGACATTGAGATCAACGGCACACCGGTCGACATTCAGATGAAGCTGGGCGATTCCGGCGAGGCCTTCTTCGTGGAGGAGTGCCTGgaggatgaggacgaggaGCTGCCGGCCAACCTGGCCACCTCGCCAATCCCCAACAGCTTCCTGCAGTCGCGGGACAAGGCGAACGACACCATGGAGGACATCAGTGGAGTGGTGGCCGACAA AAACGCTAGCGAGGAACTGCTCCTGCCCCTGCCGTTGCCGCGACGCAACTCCATTGACTTCTCCAAGGAGGAGCCCAAGGAAGCCGCCGTCGAAGGCGGCAAGTTCGAGAACCAGGTCTCGGACTACACGCAGCGCAG ACACACGGACAACACTCTGGAACGTCGCAATCTGAGCGAGAAACTGAAGGAGTTCACCACCCAGAAGATACGCCAGGAGTGGGCCGAGCACGAGGAGCTGTTCCAGGGCGAGAAGAAGCCGGCCGAGTCGGAGCTGGAGAGCCAAAGCAAAGCTTCCAATGAGGCAGTTGAGACGGAGAAGGAAGTGCAGAGCGTGGGGGAAGACAAGGCGAAGGAGCCGCCCAAGCCAGATATTACCCTAACTCCGGTCACCACCAGCGAGGCCACCAAGGAGGGGTCCAAGAGCAAGACCAAGAAGCGGCGCAAGAAGTCGCAGATGAAGAAGAACGCCCAGCGCAAGACCTCCTCGAGCAGCTCCGTGGGCAGTGCAGCCGGAGGCGATTTGCCCTCGGCAGAGACGTCTTCTTTGGGAGTGACCAACATCGATGAAGGCGATGCCCCCCTATCTAGtgccaccaacaacaacaacacctcCTCGTCAAATGATGAGCAACCTTCGGCTCCTCTGGTCACCGCCCGCACCGGTGACGATAGCCCGCTTAGCGAGCTGCCCCACACCCCGACCACCAATCCACGTCTGGACTTGGACATTCACTTCTTCAGCGACACGGAGATCACCACTCCCGTTGGAAGTGGCGTGGGCGGCTCGGGTCGCGTCGCCGGCGGACGACCTTCGACGCCCATCCAGAGCGACAGTGAGCTGGAGACAACGATGCGGGACAAGCGGCATGTGGTGGACGACGAAAACGCCGCCTCGTGGAAATGGGGCGAGCTGCCCACACCGGAGCAGGCCAAGAGCGATGCCATGAGCGCTGCCCAGGTGCAGCAGAGCGAGCACCAGTCGATGCTAAGCAACATGTTTAGCTTTATGAAGCGGGCCAATCGACTGCGCAAGGAGAAGGGAGTGGGCGAAGTGGGGGACATATATCTCTCCGATCTGGATGCAGGCAGCATGGATCCCGAGATGGCGGCCCTATACTTCCCCACACCGAGGTCCAAGGAGGCCTCGCCGCCGGAGGAGGATGGCGAGAGTGGCAACGGCACCAGCCTGCCCCACTCTCCCAGCTCGCTGGAGGAGGGTCAGAAGAGTATGGACTCGGACTTTGACGAAACCAAGCAGCAGCGGGACAACAA GTACTTGGACTTCGTGGCCATGTCCATGTGCGGAATGTCGGAGCAGGGAGCAGCGCCCTCGGACGAGGAGTTCGACCGCCACCTGGTCAACTATCCAGAC GTGTGCAAAAGCCCCAGCATTTTTTCATCGCCTAACCTAGTCGTACGGCTGAATGGCAAATACTACACCTGGATGGCTGCATGTCCTATTGTCATGACAATGATCACCTTCCAGAAGCCACTAACCCAT GAAGCCATCGAGCAACTAATGTCCCAGACGGTGGAGGGCAAGTGTCTGGTTGAAGGCGAAAAGCAGGAAGCTGCTGCCCAGGCCGACAATGTGGGCCAGACCAAGCGTTACTGGTGGAGCTGGCGGCGCTCCCAGGACGCTGCGCCCAACCATGTGACCAATGCCCATGGAATGCCATTGGGCAAGGATGAGAAGG ATGGCGATCAGGCGGCGGTGGCCACGCAAACCTCACGGCCCACCTCGCCGGACATCAGTGATCCCACGCTGAGCAAGAGCGACTCGTTGGTGAACGCAGAGAACACCTCGGCGCTGGTGGACAACTTGGAGGAGCTGACCATGGCCTCCAACAGGAGCGATGAGCCCAAGGAGCGCTACAAGAAGTCCCTGCGACTCAGCTCGGCGGCCATT AAAAAACTGAACCTCAAGGAGGGCATGAATGAGATCGAGTTCAGTGTGACCACCGCTTACCAGGGGACGACACGTTGCAAGTGCTACTTGTTCCGCTGGAAGCACAACGACAAGGTTGTGATCTCCGACATTGACGGCACCATCACCAGGTCGGATGTGCTGGGCCACATCCTGCCCATGGTGGGCAAGGACTGGGCGCAGCTCGGGGTGGCGCAGCTCTTCTCGAAGATCGAGCAGAACGGCTACAAGCTGCTCTACCTCTCGGCGAGGGCCATCGGCCAGAGCAGGGTGACACGCGAGTATCTCAGGTCGATCCGGCAGGGCAACGTGATGCTTCCGGACGGCCCACTTCTGCTGAATCCCACGTCCCTGATATCGGCGTTCCACCGCGAGGTGATCGAGAAGAAGCCGGAGCAGTTCAAGATCGCCTGCCTGTCCGACATCCGCGATCTCTTCCCCGACAAGGAGCCCTTCTATGCCGGCTACGGCAACCGCATCAAT GACGTGTGGGCCTACCGAGCCGTCGGCATTCCCATCATGCGCATATTCACCATCAACACCAAGGGCGAGCTGAAGCACGAGCTGACCCAAACATTCCAGTCCTC
- the LOC108029556 gene encoding phosphatidate phosphatase LPIN2 isoform X3, which yields MNSLARVFSNFRDFYNDINAATLTGAIDVIVVEQRDGEFQCSPFHVRFGKLGVLRSREKVVDIEINGTPVDIQMKLGDSGEAFFVEECLEDEDEELPANLATSPIPNSFLQSRDKANDTMEDISGVVADKNASEELLLPLPLPRRNSIDFSKEEPKEAAVEGGKFENQVSDYTQRRHTDNTLERRNLSEKLKEFTTQKIRQEWAEHEELFQGEKKPAESELESQSKASNEAVETEKEVQSVGEDKAKEPPKPDITLTPVTTSEATKEGSKSKTKKRRKKSQMKKNAQRKTSSSSSVGSAAGGDLPSAETSSLGVTNIDEGDAPLSSATNNNNTSSSNDEQPSAPLVTARTGDDSPLSELPHTPTTNPRLDLDIHFFSDTEITTPVGSGVGGSGRVAGGRPSTPIQSDSELETTMRDKRHVVDDENAASWKWGELPTPEQAKSDAMSAAQVQQSEHQSMLSNMFSFMKRANRLRKEKGVGEVGDIYLSDLDAGSMDPEMAALYFPTPRSKEASPPEEDGESGNGTSLPHSPSSLEEGQKSMDSDFDETKQQRDNKYLDFVAMSMCGMSEQGAAPSDEEFDRHLVNYPDEAIEQLMSQTVEGKCLVEGEKQEAAAQADNVGQTKRYWWSWRRSQDAAPNHVTNAHGMPLGKDEKDGDQAAVATQTSRPTSPDISDPTLSKSDSLVNAENTSALVDNLEELTMASNRSDEPKERYKKSLRLSSAAIKKLNLKEGMNEIEFSVTTAYQGTTRCKCYLFRWKHNDKVVISDIDGTITRSDVLGHILPMVGKDWAQLGVAQLFSKIEQNGYKLLYLSARAIGQSRVTREYLRSIRQGNVMLPDGPLLLNPTSLISAFHREVIEKKPEQFKIACLSDIRDLFPDKEPFYAGYGNRINDVWAYRAVGIPIMRIFTINTKGELKHELTQTFQSSGYINQSLEVDEYFPLLTNHEEFDYRTDVFDDEESEEELQFSGEYETEEISEYSDDEEAPFTDDFASDDEKWADVGLRMRVRRDSSKNEVILASPPKWLNS from the exons ATGAATAGCCTGGCGCGGGTCTTCAGCAACTTCCGCGACTTCTACAACGACATCAATGCCGCCACCCTCACGGGAGCCATCGATGTGATCGTGGTGGAGCAGCGGGATGGCGAGTTCCAGTGCTCACCATTCCACGTTCGATTCGGCAAGCTGGGAGTGCTCAGGAGTCGGGAGAAGGTG GTGGACATTGAGATCAACGGCACACCGGTCGACATTCAGATGAAGCTGGGCGATTCCGGCGAGGCCTTCTTCGTGGAGGAGTGCCTGgaggatgaggacgaggaGCTGCCGGCCAACCTGGCCACCTCGCCAATCCCCAACAGCTTCCTGCAGTCGCGGGACAAGGCGAACGACACCATGGAGGACATCAGTGGAGTGGTGGCCGACAA AAACGCTAGCGAGGAACTGCTCCTGCCCCTGCCGTTGCCGCGACGCAACTCCATTGACTTCTCCAAGGAGGAGCCCAAGGAAGCCGCCGTCGAAGGCGGCAAGTTCGAGAACCAGGTCTCGGACTACACGCAGCGCAG ACACACGGACAACACTCTGGAACGTCGCAATCTGAGCGAGAAACTGAAGGAGTTCACCACCCAGAAGATACGCCAGGAGTGGGCCGAGCACGAGGAGCTGTTCCAGGGCGAGAAGAAGCCGGCCGAGTCGGAGCTGGAGAGCCAAAGCAAAGCTTCCAATGAGGCAGTTGAGACGGAGAAGGAAGTGCAGAGCGTGGGGGAAGACAAGGCGAAGGAGCCGCCCAAGCCAGATATTACCCTAACTCCGGTCACCACCAGCGAGGCCACCAAGGAGGGGTCCAAGAGCAAGACCAAGAAGCGGCGCAAGAAGTCGCAGATGAAGAAGAACGCCCAGCGCAAGACCTCCTCGAGCAGCTCCGTGGGCAGTGCAGCCGGAGGCGATTTGCCCTCGGCAGAGACGTCTTCTTTGGGAGTGACCAACATCGATGAAGGCGATGCCCCCCTATCTAGtgccaccaacaacaacaacacctcCTCGTCAAATGATGAGCAACCTTCGGCTCCTCTGGTCACCGCCCGCACCGGTGACGATAGCCCGCTTAGCGAGCTGCCCCACACCCCGACCACCAATCCACGTCTGGACTTGGACATTCACTTCTTCAGCGACACGGAGATCACCACTCCCGTTGGAAGTGGCGTGGGCGGCTCGGGTCGCGTCGCCGGCGGACGACCTTCGACGCCCATCCAGAGCGACAGTGAGCTGGAGACAACGATGCGGGACAAGCGGCATGTGGTGGACGACGAAAACGCCGCCTCGTGGAAATGGGGCGAGCTGCCCACACCGGAGCAGGCCAAGAGCGATGCCATGAGCGCTGCCCAGGTGCAGCAGAGCGAGCACCAGTCGATGCTAAGCAACATGTTTAGCTTTATGAAGCGGGCCAATCGACTGCGCAAGGAGAAGGGAGTGGGCGAAGTGGGGGACATATATCTCTCCGATCTGGATGCAGGCAGCATGGATCCCGAGATGGCGGCCCTATACTTCCCCACACCGAGGTCCAAGGAGGCCTCGCCGCCGGAGGAGGATGGCGAGAGTGGCAACGGCACCAGCCTGCCCCACTCTCCCAGCTCGCTGGAGGAGGGTCAGAAGAGTATGGACTCGGACTTTGACGAAACCAAGCAGCAGCGGGACAACAA GTACTTGGACTTCGTGGCCATGTCCATGTGCGGAATGTCGGAGCAGGGAGCAGCGCCCTCGGACGAGGAGTTCGACCGCCACCTGGTCAACTATCCAGAC GAAGCCATCGAGCAACTAATGTCCCAGACGGTGGAGGGCAAGTGTCTGGTTGAAGGCGAAAAGCAGGAAGCTGCTGCCCAGGCCGACAATGTGGGCCAGACCAAGCGTTACTGGTGGAGCTGGCGGCGCTCCCAGGACGCTGCGCCCAACCATGTGACCAATGCCCATGGAATGCCATTGGGCAAGGATGAGAAGG ATGGCGATCAGGCGGCGGTGGCCACGCAAACCTCACGGCCCACCTCGCCGGACATCAGTGATCCCACGCTGAGCAAGAGCGACTCGTTGGTGAACGCAGAGAACACCTCGGCGCTGGTGGACAACTTGGAGGAGCTGACCATGGCCTCCAACAGGAGCGATGAGCCCAAGGAGCGCTACAAGAAGTCCCTGCGACTCAGCTCGGCGGCCATT AAAAAACTGAACCTCAAGGAGGGCATGAATGAGATCGAGTTCAGTGTGACCACCGCTTACCAGGGGACGACACGTTGCAAGTGCTACTTGTTCCGCTGGAAGCACAACGACAAGGTTGTGATCTCCGACATTGACGGCACCATCACCAGGTCGGATGTGCTGGGCCACATCCTGCCCATGGTGGGCAAGGACTGGGCGCAGCTCGGGGTGGCGCAGCTCTTCTCGAAGATCGAGCAGAACGGCTACAAGCTGCTCTACCTCTCGGCGAGGGCCATCGGCCAGAGCAGGGTGACACGCGAGTATCTCAGGTCGATCCGGCAGGGCAACGTGATGCTTCCGGACGGCCCACTTCTGCTGAATCCCACGTCCCTGATATCGGCGTTCCACCGCGAGGTGATCGAGAAGAAGCCGGAGCAGTTCAAGATCGCCTGCCTGTCCGACATCCGCGATCTCTTCCCCGACAAGGAGCCCTTCTATGCCGGCTACGGCAACCGCATCAAT GACGTGTGGGCCTACCGAGCCGTCGGCATTCCCATCATGCGCATATTCACCATCAACACCAAGGGCGAGCTGAAGCACGAGCTGACCCAAACATTCCAGTCCTC